A window of the Loxodonta africana isolate mLoxAfr1 chromosome 3, mLoxAfr1.hap2, whole genome shotgun sequence genome harbors these coding sequences:
- the LOC100672309 gene encoding olfactory receptor 7G2-like → METRNQTSVSEFLLLGLTEDLELQFLLFILFLSIYLVTVFGNLLIILAIGSDSHLHTPMYFFLSNLSFTDICFGTTTIPKMLVNLKAQNQSITYGGCLSQVCFVLVFAALENFLLAAMAYDRYVAICHPLRYTVIMNPRLCGLLTLLSLFISTVDALIHSLLVLRLSFCIDPEIPYFFCEVIQVIKVACSDTLINNIFIYFAASMLGGIPLFGIVFSYTQIVSSILKMPSAGGKHKAFSTCGSHLSVVFLFYGTAFGAYISAAFIHSSRKTAVVSMVYTMVTPMMNPFVYSLRNKDMKGSLRKLVRSISAFH, encoded by the coding sequence ATGGAAACTAGAAACCAAACAAGTGTTTCCGAATTCCTTCTCTTGGGACTAACAGAGGATCTGGAGCTGCAGTTCCTCCTCTTTATCCTGTTTTTGTCCATATACCTGGTCACTGTCTTTGGAAACCTGCTTATCATCCTGGCTATTGGGTCTGACTCCcacctccacactcccatgtacttctttctttccaatctctcCTTCACTGACATCTGTTTCGGCACAACCACGATCCCAAAGATGTTGGTGAACCTCAAAGCACAGAATCAGAGCATCACTTATGGAGGCTGCCTCAGCCAGGTCTGCTTTGTCCTGGTTTTTGCTGCTTTGGAAAATTTTCTTCTTGCAGCAATGGCTTATGACCGCTACGTGGCCATTTGTCACCCACTGAGGTACACGGTCATCATGAACCCCCGCCTTTGTGGCCTGCTGACTCTGCTCTCTCTGTTCATTAGCACTGTGGATGCCCTGATCCACAGCCTGTTGGTGTTGCGCCTGTCTTTCTGTATAGACCCGGAAATCCCCTACTTCTTCTGTGAAGTTATTCAGGTCATCAAGGTTGCGTGCTCTGATACCCTCATCAATAAcatcttcatatattttgcagcTAGCATGTTGGGTGGCATTCCTCTGTTTGGGATTGTTTTCTCTTATACTCAAATTGTGTCCTCCATTTTGAAAATGCCATCAGCTGGTGGAAAGCATAAAGCTTTTTCTACCTGTGGATCTCACCTGTcagttgttttcttattttatggGACAGCTTTTGGTGCATATATTAGTGCTgcatttatccactcatccagaAAGACTGCAGTTGTTTCAATGGTGTACACTATGGTCACTCCCATGATGAACCCCTTCGTCTATAGCCTGAGAAACAAGGACATGAAGGGATCCTTGAGGAAACTGGTCAGGAGCATATCTGCTTTTCATTGA